The following proteins are co-located in the Macadamia integrifolia cultivar HAES 741 chromosome 3, SCU_Mint_v3, whole genome shotgun sequence genome:
- the LOC122074344 gene encoding pentatricopeptide repeat-containing protein At5g41170, mitochondrial-like → MSSSLSLSHLSFSLPQCHRQSSQLPHPLNVGSHNDLNYSGSKKCNLCLFAGLTSFDGQSTKSTSSWAVNLAGRSDILLLQKQDSCFGEENGRLPTNREEVNQTLVEEREGRSTSHEAEINKNIDLIEENGMRPTKEGAEIVENFVVGSDDGVPIKEEAGVRGSLERKNGKILSFQVSNFLKKITNSHANKRAEVLDLFEKHVRFLMIADLNCLLMELVKADELEVAVELFDKLPSYGLVPNSRTFSVLVRCYCKKNDLEKARQVLDDMVGSGLRPNVVTFTILINGNCRKGRLQKAFEIFELMGRIGCQPTVQTYNCLLNGLCYVGRVEEACELLMKIKNSSKKPDIYTYTAVMDGFCKVGRSDEAMELMKEALEMGLKPTVVTFNTLFNGYCKEGRPLEGISLLKQMKERDCQPDYITYSTLLHGLLKWSEIPAALQIYKEMLEIGFEVDERITNTLLRGICRRSWTDGELLIDAEELFERMKTVGAGPHPSTYCLMIQSLSIKGKIDRALANLHEMIRLGYPPKMVTFNTVIRALCVEGRVDDALLVMAVMLSSSTSRGRISYNLVINELNRQGRLLDACEVYGAALKRGVIPHCKPRVNG, encoded by the coding sequence ATGTCTTCTTCTCTATCTCTGTCTCAtctatctttctctcttccGCAGTGTCACCGCCAATCCTCTCAGCTTCCACATCCATTGAACGTCGGTAGCCACAATGATCTCAACTACTCCGGTAGCAAAAAATGTAACTTGTGTCTCTTTGCAGGGCTTACTTCCTTTGATGGACAATCCACAAAAAGCACATCATCATGGGCTGTGAATCTTGCTGGAAGAAGTGATATATTATTACTCCAAAAGCAAGATTCTTGTTTTGGTGAGGAAAATGGTAGGTTACCCACTAATAGGGAAGAAGTGAATCAAACCCTGGTTGAGGAACGTGAAGGGCGATCAACCAGTCACGAGGCAGAGATCAATAAGAACATTGATCTGATTGAGGAAAATGGGATGAGACCCACCAAGGAAGGAGCAGAAATCGTTGAAAATTTTGTAGTGGGAAGTGATGATGGAGTGCCAATCAAGGAAGAAGCAGGAGTTAGGGGCTCTTTGGAGAGGAAAAATGGTAAAATACTATCGTttcaagtttctaattttcttaagaaaattacaaattcacatGCTAACAAGCGGGCTGAAGTTCTTGATTTGTTCGAGAAGCATGTTCGATTCCTAATGATTGCTGACTTGAACTGTCTACTCATGGAGTTGGTTAAAGCGGATGAGCTAGAAGTTGCAGTTGAGCTGTTTGACAAATTGCCGTCTTATGGCTTAGTGCCAAATTCTCGAACATTTTCTGTTCTGGTTCGATGTTACTGCAAGAAAAATGATCTTGAGAAGGCTAGACAGGTTTTAGATGACATGGTGGGAAGTGGGTTGCGTCCAAATGTTGTAACTTTTACGATTCTGATCAATGGGAACTGCAGAAAGGGGAGGTTGCAGAAAGCATTTGAGATTTTTGAGCTCATGGGTCGAATTGGTTGCCAACCCACTGTCCAGACATACAATTGCTTGCTTAATGGATTGTGTTATGTGGGACGGGTGGAAGAAGCATGTGAACTGTTGATGAAGATCAAGAATTCTTCCAAGAAACCTGACATTTATACGTATACTGCAGTCATGGATGGTTTCTGTAAGGTGGGTCGCTCGGATGAGGCAATGGAGCTGATGAAAGAAGCTTTGGAGATGGGTTTAAAGCCAACTGTGGTCACTTTTAATACTCTGTTTAATGGGTATTGCAAGGAGGGGAGACCTTTGGAGgggattagtcttttgaagcaAATGAAGGAGAGAGATTGCCAGCCTGATTATATCACTTATAGTACCTTATTACATGGGTTGTTGAAGTGGAGTGAAATTCCTGCAGCTCTGCAGATTTATAAGGAGATGTTAGAAATAGGATTTGAAGTTGATgaaagaattacaaacacccttCTTAGAGGGATTTGCAGGAGATCATGGACTGATGGAGAACTGTTAATAGATGCTGAGGAATTGTTCGAGAGAATGAAAACTGTGGGTGCGGGTCCTCATCCCTCGACATATTGTTTGATGATCCAATCTCTTTCTATCAAAGGAAAGATAGACAGGGCTTTAGCCAACCTACACGAGATGATTCGGCTTGGTTATCCGCCAAAGATGGTTACCTTCAATACTGTTATCCGAGCTCTTTGTGTTGAAGGAAGGGTTGATGATGCTTTGCTTGTTATGGCTGTTATGCTTAGTAGTAGTACATCACGTGGTAGGATTTCTTACAACTTAGTCATCAATGAGCTTAATCGACAGGGGAGATTATTGGATGCTTGTGAAGTATATGGGGCAGCATTGAAGAGAGGTGTCATTCCTCATTGCAAACCAAGAGTCAATGGGTGA
- the LOC122072584 gene encoding F-box protein FBW2-like, whose translation MDGSEIRRWDELIPDALGLIFSNLSLKDKLTLIPTICKSWRKAVMGPYCWQEIDIEEWSCRRQPEELDRMLQMLITRSSGSPRKLCVSDLPNDTIFSYVADHASSLQTLQLPGSKISDSIVEHLAGKMATITLLDLTYCGKIGARALEAFGKNCKFLVTLRRNMHPSDVDVGNRGCQDNEAHAIATTMPKLKHLEIAYMVITTEGILDILSGCRELESLDVRGCWDVKLDDKFLDEKCSGLKVLGPSVMDNYYRNYYDDLSDYSDSSGYSAWMFSTHLYDGESSDGVWDDEQRLEELELRFYEGFDEEDDDDFGEFE comes from the exons ATGGATGGAAGCGAGATCAGGCGCTGGGACGAACTAATACCAGATGCGCTTGGATTAATCTTCAGCAATCTCTCTCTTAAGGACAAATTAACTCTGATTCCGACGATTTGCAAATCATGGAGGAAAGCAGTAATGGGGCCTTACTGCTGGCAAGAGATCGACATTGAGGAGTGGAGCTGCCGGCGCCAGCCTGAGGAGCTGGATCGAATGCTTCAAATGCTGATCACAAGAAGCTCTGGTTCTCCCCGAAAGCTCTGTGTTTCTGATCTACCCAACGACACAATATTCTCCTACGTCGCAGACCA TGCAAGTTCCCTTCAGACCTTGCAGCTGCCCGGAAGCAAAATTAGTGATTCAATAGTGGAACATCTTGCGGGGAAAATGGCTACCATCACTCTCTTGGACCTTACCTACTGTGGTAAGATTGGTGCCCGTGCTCTGGAAGCATTTGGCAAGAACTGCAAATTCCTTGTAACCTTGAGAAGGAATATGCACCCATCGGATGTGGATGTTGGGAACAGGGGTTGCCAGGACAATGAAGCCCACGCCATTGCAACCACAATGCCCAAGCTCAAGCACCTTGAGATAGCCTACATGGTCATCACAACTGAAGGGATCCTTGACATTCTCTCTGGTTGCCGAGAACTCGAATCCTTGGACGTGAGAGGTTGCTGGGATGTGAAACTTGATGACAAGTTCTTAGATGAGAAGTGCTCTGGGTTGAAGGTTCTGGGCCCTTCAGTCATGGATAATTACTACCGGAATTACTACGATGATTTATCCGATTACTCGGATTCTTCGGGTTACTCTGCCTGGATGTTTAGTACTCATCTGTATGATGGTGAGAGCTCTGATGGGGTTTGGGATGATGAGCAGAGGCTTGAGGAGCTGGAGCTGAGGTTCTATGAAGGGTTTGATGAGGAAGACGATGATGATTTTGGGGAGTTTGAGTAG